The proteins below are encoded in one region of Paenibacillus albus:
- a CDS encoding glutamate decarboxylase, protein MWTVIYIAPTAKIAESIKNRLTQEGFLVKIRPINVSKQQYEILVPSGELEEVQEVLNNILNSGR, encoded by the coding sequence ATGTGGACGGTTATCTATATCGCGCCTACGGCAAAAATTGCGGAGAGCATCAAAAACCGGCTGACCCAAGAAGGGTTTCTCGTTAAAATCAGACCAATTAACGTATCGAAACAACAATACGAGATATTGGTCCCATCTGGCGAACTGGAAGAAGTGCAGGAAGTGCTGAACAATATTCTAAACTCGGGGCGGTAA
- the accD gene encoding acetyl-CoA carboxylase, carboxyltransferase subunit beta, with the protein MFKDLFHKKKYATIPSGQPRTKPDIPEGLMSKCPKCGNIQFSKEVEKNLKVCPSCGHHFRLNAWERIAITLDEGKLTELDADLESVDPLGFPGYANKLEAQKKSSGLKDAVVTGVGTIGGLPVVAAFMSFDFFAGSMGSVVGEKITRAIEHAHAKKLPLIIFSTSSGARMQESILSLMQMAKTSAALAKFQGDGGLYISIMTDPTTGGVSASFALLGDFNLAEPGALIGFAGRIVIEQTIRQKLPDNFQTAEFNLQHGQLDKVVHRKEMKTTLAKLLDMHSVKGEIINGG; encoded by the coding sequence GTGTTCAAGGACTTATTTCATAAAAAGAAGTATGCCACAATTCCATCGGGTCAGCCGCGTACGAAGCCGGATATTCCGGAAGGCTTAATGTCCAAATGCCCGAAGTGCGGCAACATTCAATTTAGTAAAGAAGTCGAGAAAAATTTAAAGGTTTGTCCGAGCTGCGGGCATCACTTCCGGCTTAACGCCTGGGAGCGCATCGCCATTACGCTTGATGAGGGCAAACTAACGGAGCTGGATGCGGATCTCGAATCCGTCGATCCGCTCGGTTTCCCAGGTTATGCGAATAAGCTGGAAGCGCAGAAGAAGAGCTCAGGACTTAAAGATGCGGTTGTTACGGGAGTAGGGACGATCGGCGGTCTGCCGGTCGTTGCCGCTTTCATGAGCTTTGATTTCTTCGCAGGCAGCATGGGTTCCGTCGTCGGCGAGAAAATCACTCGTGCAATCGAGCATGCGCATGCGAAGAAGCTTCCGCTGATCATCTTCTCCACATCCAGCGGCGCGCGTATGCAAGAGAGCATCCTCAGCCTGATGCAGATGGCGAAGACAAGCGCAGCACTTGCGAAATTCCAAGGTGACGGCGGTCTGTATATTTCTATTATGACCGATCCTACAACAGGCGGCGTCTCCGCAAGCTTCGCATTGCTTGGCGACTTTAATTTGGCCGAGCCCGGCGCGCTTATCGGCTTTGCAGGCCGCATCGTAATCGAACAGACGATCCGCCAGAAGCTGCCGGATAACTTCCAAACCGCAGAGTTTAATCTGCAGCATGGACAGCTGGATAAAGTCGTTCACCGTAAAGAAATGAAAACAACGCTTGCAAAATTGCTTGATATGCATTCGGTAAAGGGGGAAATTATCAATGGCGGGTGA
- a CDS encoding acetyl-CoA carboxylase carboxyltransferase subunit alpha: MAGELPFEKPLNELQKKVEELKKFGLESGIDFSDEIARLEERCKQLQEDLYNELTPAQKMHLARHHGRPTTLDYIGMIFTDFIELHGDRLFADDLAIVGGLAKLNEVPVTVIGHQRGKDTKDNIARFFGSPHPEGFRKALRLMQQANKFGRPIVTFIDTKGAYPGNTAEERGQSEAIARNLREMAMFGVPIICVVIGEGGSGGALGLGVGNRVLMLENAIYSVISPNGAASILWKDAARADEAAAVMKITAADLHGFGIIEEIIAEPQGGAHRDLAEQSETIKEAIWRHLGELSKLSSEELIEDRYEKFRRIGEFRSPEPDADREQIQEAESAGV, translated from the coding sequence ATGGCGGGTGAGCTGCCGTTTGAGAAGCCGCTTAACGAGCTGCAAAAGAAAGTCGAAGAGTTGAAGAAATTCGGCCTAGAGTCGGGTATTGATTTCAGCGATGAAATCGCCCGTTTAGAAGAACGCTGCAAACAGCTGCAAGAAGATCTGTACAACGAGTTGACGCCTGCGCAGAAGATGCATTTGGCGCGTCACCACGGTCGCCCTACGACACTTGATTACATAGGGATGATTTTTACAGACTTTATCGAGCTTCATGGCGATCGGCTGTTTGCCGATGACCTCGCAATCGTTGGTGGTCTGGCGAAGCTGAACGAAGTGCCGGTGACCGTTATCGGTCATCAGCGCGGCAAGGATACGAAGGATAATATTGCCCGTTTCTTCGGCAGTCCACATCCGGAGGGATTCCGTAAGGCACTCCGTCTGATGCAGCAGGCGAACAAATTTGGCCGCCCAATCGTAACGTTCATCGATACGAAGGGTGCTTATCCAGGCAATACAGCGGAAGAACGCGGTCAATCCGAAGCGATTGCCCGTAATTTGCGCGAGATGGCGATGTTCGGTGTACCGATTATTTGTGTCGTCATCGGCGAAGGCGGAAGCGGCGGCGCACTCGGCCTTGGCGTTGGCAACCGCGTCCTCATGCTTGAGAACGCGATTTATTCGGTTATTTCGCCGAATGGCGCGGCATCCATTCTATGGAAAGATGCGGCTCGCGCTGACGAAGCGGCTGCTGTCATGAAGATAACAGCTGCTGACCTGCACGGGTTTGGCATCATTGAAGAAATTATCGCCGAGCCGCAAGGCGGAGCGCATCGTGATCTTGCCGAGCAGTCGGAGACGATCAAAGAAGCGATCTGGCGTCACCTTGGAGAATTGTCGAAGCTGTCGTCCGAGGAATTGATCGAAGACCGGTACGAGAAATTCCGCCGTATCGGGGAGTTCCGCTCACCGGAGCCGGATGCTGATCGTGAACAGATCCAAGAGGCTGAATCAGCCGGAGTTTAA
- the pyk gene encoding pyruvate kinase: MRKTKIVCTIGPSSESLENTKKLINAGMNVARLNFSHGDFEEHGNRIKNIRQACEELGKTVAILLDTKGPEIRLGKLKEEPIELVQGDTITLTTEEILGDRNRIPVTYSNLPADVEEGSTILIDDGLIGLTVEEIEGTEIKCRIVNSGPIKSKKGVNVPGVHISLPGITEKDANDIIFGVQQGVDFIAASFVRKATDVLEIRELLEKHGASHIQIISKIENQQGVDNLDEILEVSDGLMVARGDLGVEIPAEEVPLVQKKMIQKCNLAGKPVITATQMLDSMQRNPRPTRAEASDVANAVFDGTDAIMLSGETAAGKYPVESVQTMSRIAVRAEETLSYREIFTRQANAQQKTVTEAISQAVANSALDLNAKAIITSTESGYTARMISKYRPKSPIIAVTPVEQVMRRLALIWGVTPVLGTPAETTDEMFDIAVQGGISSGMVKLGDTVIITAGVPVGRSGSTNLIKIHTIGEMIAKGQGIGTQSATGKVVVARTPQEAIAKTTEGSILVTVSTDKEYMPAISKAAAVITEQGGITSHAAIVALNLGIPVILGVQNALELLHDGSEVTVYAEVGVIYSGQAKVM; the protein is encoded by the coding sequence ATGCGTAAAACGAAAATTGTATGTACAATCGGACCTTCCAGCGAATCGCTCGAAAATACGAAAAAACTAATTAACGCGGGCATGAACGTTGCTCGTCTTAACTTCTCCCACGGAGACTTCGAAGAGCACGGCAACCGAATCAAAAACATTCGTCAAGCTTGCGAAGAGCTCGGCAAAACAGTAGCGATTCTGCTCGATACGAAAGGTCCTGAGATTCGTCTGGGCAAATTGAAAGAAGAGCCGATTGAGCTCGTTCAAGGCGATACGATTACATTGACGACGGAAGAGATTCTCGGCGACCGTAATCGTATTCCAGTTACGTACTCGAACCTGCCTGCTGATGTAGAGGAAGGCTCCACGATTTTGATCGACGACGGTTTGATCGGCCTTACGGTTGAAGAAATCGAAGGCACGGAGATTAAATGCCGTATCGTCAACAGCGGTCCAATCAAAAGCAAGAAGGGTGTAAACGTTCCTGGCGTACACATCTCCTTGCCTGGTATTACGGAGAAAGACGCGAACGATATCATCTTCGGAGTTCAGCAAGGAGTTGACTTCATCGCAGCTTCCTTCGTGCGTAAAGCGACAGATGTGCTCGAAATTCGTGAGCTGCTTGAGAAGCATGGAGCGAGCCACATCCAGATCATCTCGAAGATCGAGAACCAACAAGGCGTTGACAACCTGGACGAAATTCTTGAAGTGTCCGACGGCTTGATGGTTGCGCGCGGTGACCTCGGCGTAGAAATTCCTGCTGAAGAAGTTCCGCTCGTACAGAAGAAAATGATCCAGAAGTGTAACTTGGCAGGCAAGCCGGTTATCACGGCTACGCAAATGCTTGATTCCATGCAGCGCAATCCGCGTCCGACACGTGCGGAAGCAAGCGACGTTGCGAATGCGGTCTTCGACGGTACGGACGCAATTATGCTCTCCGGTGAGACAGCTGCCGGCAAATATCCGGTAGAATCGGTTCAAACGATGTCCCGCATCGCAGTTCGTGCGGAAGAGACGCTGAGCTACCGCGAGATCTTCACGCGTCAAGCGAATGCGCAGCAAAAAACAGTAACAGAAGCAATCAGCCAAGCTGTTGCGAACTCTGCACTTGATTTGAACGCGAAGGCGATCATCACGTCTACAGAGAGCGGCTATACAGCACGGATGATTTCCAAATACCGTCCGAAATCGCCGATCATCGCGGTAACGCCTGTTGAGCAAGTAATGCGCCGTTTGGCTCTGATCTGGGGCGTAACGCCAGTGCTTGGCACGCCTGCTGAGACTACGGACGAAATGTTCGACATCGCTGTTCAAGGCGGCATCAGCTCCGGTATGGTGAAGCTTGGCGATACGGTTATCATTACAGCTGGCGTACCAGTTGGCCGTTCGGGCTCGACGAACTTGATCAAGATCCACACAATCGGCGAAATGATCGCTAAAGGTCAAGGCATCGGCACACAAAGCGCAACAGGCAAAGTTGTTGTAGCGCGCACGCCGCAAGAAGCGATCGCTAAGACAACGGAAGGCTCGATTCTTGTTACCGTTTCGACGGACAAAGAATATATGCCGGCAATTTCCAAAGCAGCAGCAGTGATAACAGAGCAAGGCGGCATTACGAGCCACGCTGCAATCGTTGCGCTTAACCTGGGCATCCCGGTTATTCTCGGCGTACAGAACGCGCTTGAGCTTCTGCACGACGGCTCTGAAGTAACGGTATACGCTGAAGTTGGCGTTATCTACTCCGGACAAGCTAAAGTAATGTAA
- a CDS encoding acyl-CoA thioesterase: protein MKEEIATEAKALWHMHPLRVRYQETDQMGVVFHGNYLTWFEIGRTELVRSLGLSYIEIEKAGLLLPVVDANISYVSPARYDDIVFICTRIEELSPIRMAFCSEIRMAEEQVALPQSQWWHEAEPPGKLLTRGGTRHVWVNRDWRPARLDKAFPAVYGRLQAAAAGVVQEEGSE, encoded by the coding sequence ATGAAGGAAGAAATCGCAACAGAGGCGAAAGCGCTCTGGCATATGCACCCGCTGCGCGTCCGCTATCAAGAGACGGACCAGATGGGCGTTGTGTTTCACGGGAACTACTTGACTTGGTTTGAGATTGGACGAACCGAGCTGGTCAGGTCGCTTGGACTGTCCTATATCGAGATCGAGAAGGCAGGTCTTCTGCTGCCGGTCGTTGATGCGAACATCTCATATGTGTCGCCGGCTCGCTATGATGATATTGTATTTATCTGTACACGGATTGAGGAGCTTAGCCCAATTCGGATGGCATTCTGTTCGGAGATCCGGATGGCAGAAGAGCAGGTGGCGCTTCCGCAGTCACAGTGGTGGCATGAAGCAGAGCCGCCTGGTAAGCTGCTTACAAGAGGCGGCACCCGCCATGTGTGGGTTAACCGGGATTGGCGTCCAGCGCGGCTGGATAAGGCGTTTCCGGCTGTCTATGGGCGTCTACAGGCAGCGGCTGCCGGCGTTGTACAAGAGGAAGGGAGCGAGTAA
- a CDS encoding FxsA family protein — translation MLKWLIAAIILIPAIEIWGIIRVGHAIGGWATFGLILLTGFVGAQFARLEGRKAVAEVKLHLQSGKPPGHAMLNGICVLLGGLLLLMPGFFTDIVGITMLFPLTRPFYRMMIYRWLENKMRNGSITVWRR, via the coding sequence ATGTTAAAATGGCTCATTGCAGCTATTATCCTTATTCCTGCAATTGAAATCTGGGGCATCATCCGAGTCGGCCACGCCATCGGCGGCTGGGCCACGTTCGGTCTTATCCTGCTCACCGGCTTCGTAGGCGCGCAGTTTGCACGTCTTGAAGGACGCAAAGCGGTCGCCGAGGTGAAATTACATCTCCAAAGCGGCAAGCCTCCGGGCCATGCCATGCTGAATGGCATCTGCGTTCTTCTCGGAGGCTTACTGCTGCTCATGCCAGGCTTCTTCACCGACATTGTTGGCATCACAATGCTGTTCCCGCTAACTAGACCGTTCTATCGCATGATGATCTATCGCTGGCTGGAGAATAAAATGCGCAATGGCTCGATCACGGTATGGAGAAGGTAA
- the ytvI gene encoding sporulation integral membrane protein YtvI, translating into MDRVIWKRIWRAFLLLLGLVGAVLAVIYVTPLVYPFLLGWLLAYAINPIVNLLNRKLKLPRWIGVTLTLFVFVVAMLTIVSALVTRIVVEIIHLSKSVSSSIDWWRDEFESIVASPEIQNLIGKLNSFYDANPNYHDTINARISDTANLLAQTSTNIITYFLNSIVNIITSLPNVATIMIVVLLAAFFISKDWSIYVKRLSNWFPEQMRQSTSVVWVDLQKALFGYLRAQFIMISITAVVVTIGLLIIGVNYAITIGMLIGLVDLLPYLGVGAAMIPWIAYTFIYGEVSLGVSLSILYGIILVCRQTIEPKVLASSVGLEALPTLIAMFVGLKLFGVVGLIIGPVSLVIFTTVHKANVFRDLYLFVVRGPKP; encoded by the coding sequence ATGGATCGTGTCATTTGGAAACGAATATGGCGCGCGTTTCTGCTGCTTCTCGGACTGGTAGGCGCAGTGCTCGCTGTTATTTATGTAACGCCGCTTGTGTATCCATTTCTACTCGGCTGGCTTCTGGCTTATGCCATTAATCCGATCGTAAACTTATTGAACCGGAAGCTGAAGCTTCCACGTTGGATCGGCGTTACTCTGACGCTGTTTGTTTTCGTCGTCGCGATGCTTACGATTGTATCCGCGCTTGTGACGCGCATTGTCGTTGAAATCATTCATCTATCGAAATCAGTCAGCAGCTCGATTGACTGGTGGCGCGACGAGTTCGAATCCATTGTGGCTTCGCCGGAAATTCAAAATCTCATCGGCAAGCTCAATTCCTTCTATGATGCGAATCCGAACTATCACGATACCATCAACGCCAGAATATCTGATACGGCCAATTTACTCGCACAAACAAGTACCAATATTATAACCTATTTCTTAAATAGCATTGTGAATATTATTACTTCCTTGCCAAATGTAGCCACTATTATGATCGTCGTCCTGCTCGCCGCCTTCTTCATCTCGAAGGATTGGAGCATCTATGTGAAACGGCTGTCGAACTGGTTCCCTGAGCAAATGAGGCAGTCCACATCCGTTGTCTGGGTTGACCTGCAAAAAGCATTATTCGGTTATTTGCGAGCCCAGTTCATTATGATCTCCATCACGGCGGTCGTTGTGACGATTGGCTTGCTCATCATCGGCGTTAATTACGCGATTACGATCGGCATGCTGATCGGTCTCGTCGATCTTCTGCCTTATCTTGGCGTTGGTGCAGCCATGATTCCATGGATCGCATATACGTTCATCTACGGCGAGGTATCTCTCGGCGTCAGCCTGTCAATCCTCTACGGAATCATTCTGGTCTGCAGACAGACAATCGAACCGAAGGTGCTTGCGAGCAGTGTCGGTCTCGAAGCATTGCCGACGCTGATCGCCATGTTCGTCGGGCTCAAGCTGTTCGGCGTCGTTGGCCTTATAATAGGGCCGGTCTCTCTCGTGATATTTACAACGGTACATAAGGCAAATGTGTTTCGAGATTTGTATTTGTTTGTGGTTCGGGGACCGAAACCTTAA
- the ppk1 gene encoding polyphosphate kinase 1 translates to MNKLMSPYVNRDLSWVEFNRRVLEEAQDQDNPLLERAKFLAIVASNLDEFMSVRVAGIQDQIKAGYTKHDFTGYSPAGLWKRLMKRTGLMVAEQYRTYREVLRGLTKEGICFRQIDELNAHQLKAVDDYFLEIVFPVLTPMAVDQSRPFPLLHTKELYLSVLLGRENMPEEEEPFFAIVQVPSILSRFIPLPNRVNSKKSEYLLLEQLIERHISTLFNGYTMISVDPFRLTRNADLTLNEEGAEDLLEEIEKEIRRRRWGLPVRLEYGKDMHPYALQMLKEELEQGENLFEIDGPLDLSFLMKFASALPGYDNLRFERIEPEYPHEFDEDDMFSVIRQEDVLLYHPYESFEAVTDFVTDAAHDPDVLAIKMTLYRVSGQSALVQALAMAAESGKQVTVVLELKARFDEERNIAWARQLEKAGCHVVYGLVGLKTHAKITLVVRKEQGMLRRYVHVGTGNYNDSTAKLYTDIGLFTSHPIIGADASALFNEITGYSSPYEWKAFGVAPTDLKQKLFDLVEREKQHAANGKPAHIIAKMNSLSNQEMIDKLYEASQAGVRIELIVRGVCCLRPGVPGQSENIRVISIVDRFLEHSRIMYFHNGGDEEVYLSSADWMTRNLTRRIELMCPVFDAKLRKTLMNVLRLNLEDNKKARELRSDGNYESVQNELPALRSQFQAKNIRKWKSYR, encoded by the coding sequence ATGAACAAACTAATGTCGCCTTATGTAAACCGCGACTTGAGCTGGGTCGAGTTCAATCGCAGGGTGCTCGAGGAAGCGCAGGACCAAGACAATCCTCTACTTGAGCGGGCCAAATTTCTGGCGATTGTCGCAAGCAATCTCGATGAGTTTATGAGCGTACGCGTAGCTGGCATTCAAGATCAGATAAAAGCCGGATATACGAAGCATGATTTTACCGGCTATTCGCCCGCGGGACTATGGAAGCGCCTAATGAAGCGCACAGGTCTAATGGTGGCTGAACAATATCGCACTTATCGTGAAGTACTGCGAGGCTTAACGAAAGAAGGCATTTGTTTCCGCCAAATAGACGAGCTTAACGCGCATCAGCTGAAAGCGGTCGACGATTATTTCTTGGAAATCGTTTTTCCCGTGCTGACTCCGATGGCGGTGGATCAGAGCAGACCTTTCCCGCTTTTGCATACTAAAGAGCTCTATCTATCTGTACTGCTCGGCCGTGAGAATATGCCCGAGGAAGAAGAGCCGTTCTTTGCAATTGTACAAGTACCGTCCATACTTTCGCGGTTCATACCACTTCCTAACCGAGTGAATAGCAAGAAGAGTGAATATTTGCTGCTTGAGCAGTTGATCGAGCGGCACATTAGCACGCTCTTTAACGGTTATACGATGATTTCAGTCGATCCGTTCCGTTTAACGCGTAACGCGGATCTCACGTTGAACGAAGAAGGCGCGGAAGATCTGCTAGAGGAAATCGAGAAGGAGATTCGCCGCCGCCGCTGGGGGCTTCCGGTACGGCTGGAATATGGCAAAGACATGCATCCCTATGCGCTGCAGATGCTTAAGGAAGAGCTTGAGCAGGGCGAGAATTTGTTCGAAATCGACGGGCCGCTCGACCTAAGCTTCTTGATGAAGTTTGCTTCTGCTTTGCCGGGCTATGATAATCTTCGGTTTGAGCGAATAGAACCGGAATACCCGCACGAATTCGACGAAGATGACATGTTCTCGGTCATTCGCCAGGAAGACGTACTGCTCTACCATCCTTACGAATCGTTCGAAGCCGTAACCGATTTCGTGACAGATGCGGCGCATGACCCAGATGTTCTCGCCATCAAAATGACGCTTTACCGCGTGAGCGGCCAATCCGCGCTCGTTCAAGCGCTTGCAATGGCGGCCGAATCAGGTAAGCAAGTGACCGTTGTACTGGAGCTGAAAGCACGCTTCGACGAGGAACGGAACATCGCGTGGGCGCGCCAGCTTGAGAAGGCGGGCTGTCATGTCGTGTACGGACTCGTAGGCTTGAAGACACATGCGAAGATAACGCTCGTCGTGCGCAAGGAGCAAGGCATGCTGCGCCGTTATGTTCATGTTGGCACTGGCAATTACAACGACAGTACGGCGAAGCTGTATACCGATATTGGCTTGTTTACTTCACATCCGATTATCGGCGCGGATGCATCTGCGTTGTTTAACGAGATTACTGGTTACTCTTCTCCATATGAGTGGAAGGCATTCGGCGTTGCGCCTACTGATTTGAAGCAGAAGCTGTTCGATCTGGTGGAACGTGAGAAGCAGCATGCTGCTAACGGGAAGCCGGCACATATTATTGCCAAGATGAACAGCCTGTCAAATCAGGAGATGATCGATAAGCTGTATGAAGCATCGCAAGCCGGTGTAAGGATCGAGTTGATCGTGCGAGGCGTATGCTGCCTTCGTCCCGGAGTACCTGGACAGAGTGAGAATATTCGGGTTATTAGTATCGTAGACCGGTTTTTGGAGCATTCGCGGATTATGTATTTCCATAACGGGGGCGATGAAGAGGTTTACTTGTCCAGCGCGGATTGGATGACACGTAACTTAACCCGCCGGATCGAGCTCATGTGCCCTGTTTTTGATGCCAAATTGCGCAAGACGTTAATGAACGTGCTGAGGCTCAATTTGGAAGACAATAAGAAGGCGCGCGAGCTGCGATCCGACGGCAATTATGAGTCGGTGCAAAATGAACTGCCAGCACTCAGAAGCCAATTCCAAGCGAAAAATATTCGCAAATGGAAGAGCTACCGGTAG
- a CDS encoding Ppx/GppA family phosphatase, translating to MTEQRIGIIDIGSNSIRLVVYERTVGGANRVIDGSKHSARLSEQLDEAGALPEQSIDELVDMMNHFRLICAHHRTGHIRAVATAAIRNATNQSHILHRVEAESGLTIELLSGEQEADYGYLGMINSMATENGFLIDIGGGSTEVSLFKNRKLVHAISFPFGCVSMTKRYAKGGMLSDQQLKELEKHIEDKVEQETWLRNSPNLPLVGIGGTARALGKVHQAHVKYPFPSTNNYPIDAASTDELFELLRQQPLDKRNKVPGLSKERVDIIVPGIAILRTIYRAIGASHYLICAAGLRDGLFYATRFPERPRLEDVVTYSVNNLAALHPEAPMQHTSQVNRNALSLIDLLGSKLPEPDRARQFLDIASILHRIGASIDYYDYKKHTFYLMINSHINGLSHREHLICSLIASYKGKNRVKQTAAAYKPLLSEEDTETVCKLGAVLLLAIALDRSETQAIGKLSVEAAGGKLHLRALRAEGMLAVERKEVDSLASDFKKLWNLTPTLHLPDYR from the coding sequence ATGACAGAACAGCGCATTGGCATCATTGATATCGGATCCAACTCCATTCGGCTAGTCGTCTATGAACGTACGGTTGGCGGTGCTAACCGCGTTATCGATGGCAGCAAACATTCCGCCCGTCTTAGCGAGCAGCTTGATGAAGCTGGCGCGCTTCCTGAGCAATCCATAGATGAGCTTGTCGATATGATGAATCACTTCCGTCTCATTTGCGCGCATCATCGCACAGGCCATATTCGTGCCGTTGCAACTGCCGCAATCCGTAACGCGACGAACCAAAGTCATATCCTTCACCGCGTCGAAGCGGAATCCGGTCTGACGATTGAGCTGCTCTCCGGCGAGCAAGAAGCCGATTATGGCTACCTCGGCATGATTAACTCCATGGCTACCGAGAACGGCTTCCTAATCGACATCGGCGGCGGAAGTACGGAAGTTTCCCTGTTCAAGAATCGCAAACTTGTCCATGCAATTTCATTTCCTTTCGGCTGCGTAAGCATGACGAAGAGATATGCCAAAGGCGGGATGCTGTCCGATCAGCAGCTCAAGGAACTTGAGAAGCACATTGAGGATAAAGTAGAGCAAGAGACTTGGCTCCGCAACTCACCTAACCTGCCGCTCGTCGGCATCGGAGGCACGGCGCGAGCGCTTGGCAAAGTGCATCAGGCACATGTCAAATATCCGTTCCCAAGTACGAATAATTATCCGATTGACGCCGCTTCAACCGATGAACTGTTCGAGCTATTGCGTCAGCAGCCTCTGGATAAGCGTAACAAAGTTCCTGGTTTATCGAAAGAGCGAGTCGATATTATCGTACCAGGAATTGCGATCTTACGCACAATCTACCGTGCAATCGGTGCTTCTCATTATCTAATATGCGCGGCGGGTCTGCGGGATGGCTTATTCTACGCTACCCGTTTCCCGGAGCGGCCAAGGCTTGAAGATGTCGTTACGTACAGCGTGAATAATCTTGCTGCCCTCCATCCGGAAGCGCCGATGCAGCATACCTCGCAGGTTAATCGCAACGCTCTGAGCTTGATTGATCTGCTCGGCTCAAAGCTGCCTGAGCCTGACCGCGCACGGCAATTTCTCGACATTGCTTCCATTCTGCACCGAATCGGAGCAAGCATTGACTATTACGACTACAAGAAGCACACCTTCTATCTGATGATCAATTCGCATATTAACGGTCTGTCGCACCGGGAGCATCTCATCTGTTCCCTGATCGCTTCTTATAAAGGCAAAAACCGGGTAAAACAGACGGCTGCCGCATACAAGCCGCTGTTAAGCGAAGAAGATACCGAAACGGTATGCAAGCTTGGCGCCGTGCTTCTGCTTGCAATCGCGCTCGACCGCAGCGAAACGCAGGCGATCGGGAAGCTGAGCGTTGAAGCCGCTGGCGGTAAGCTCCACCTGCGAGCGCTGCGCGCCGAAGGAATGCTCGCCGTTGAACGCAAGGAAGTAGATTCGCTCGCAAGCGACTTCAAGAAGCTGTGGAACTTAACGCCTACACTGCATTTGCCAGACTACCGGTAG